The DNA window AGCGTCGTGCCGCGGCGCCAGAAGACGTTCCAGGTGGGACCCTCGCACACGTGCGCGTGATCGGTCAGCAGCAGTGCGTCGTCGACGCCGGCATCCGCAGCCTCGTGCCGGGCGAGGAGCGCGTACGTCCGCCCGACGGCCTTGATCTGCGCAGGGATGGAGGCCGTCGACGGGCGCCGCGTGCGCGCTGTGATGATGCGCCAGCCGGCACGCGTGGCTTCGGCACGTGCGGTGTCGGGCGGCCGTGCAGTGATCAGCAGCACGGGGTCGCGCACGCCGCGCGTGAGCGTCATGCGGATGTTCGCGTCGCGCAGCGCATTGGCGTCCACCACAGCGCGCACCCTGCGGTCGACCTCATCGGCAGCCGGCGCGGCAATGCGCAGCGCGGCCGCACTCGCGCCGAAGCGGTCCAGGTGGTCGCGCAGCCGGAAGAA is part of the Longimicrobiales bacterium genome and encodes:
- a CDS encoding aminotransferase class IV, which gives rise to MIVSVDGALVPEERAAISIHDRGFLFGDAVFETALLHKGGFFRLRDHLDRFGASAAALRIAAPAADEVDRRVRAVVDANALRDANIRMTLTRGVRDPVLLITARPPDTARAEATRAGWRIITARTRRPSTASIPAQIKAVGRTYALLARHEAADAGVDDALLLTDHAHVCEGPTWNVFWRRGTTLCTPALEAGVLAGITRTTLLQLAPGLGLRVREGLFDRSELDHADEIFATMTSVGVVPFLELDGRSLPAAGGTARELRDAYQAVVARECALDPV